A genomic stretch from Spongiibacter nanhainus includes:
- the aceK gene encoding bifunctional isocitrate dehydrogenase kinase/phosphatase — protein MTAVTRRLAMAILNGFDAFFAEYKNITLGAQARFEAADWQGAQKAMRARLDLWKQKRAIVAEAAYTITGGSVEDRDNWEVAKQEYAELIQNHDNFEIAQSFFNSIYCTVFNHEKIREQHTFALVPMEHRGPIDSESILHRYHFGGNNAAEIISRMLDNCEFNIPWEDKSRDIDFILNVVNDELIPRIPKGSGDIWVETLESLFFRNKAAYLVGRVYSGRFSLPFVLPILHTEENAIYVDTLLYDPDDISILFSFSRSYFMVDASIPSEYVAFLRRLMPHKEVFELYNALGMPKHGKTEFFRFAVADTINSAEPYVIAPGIKGMVMLVFTRPDFDYVYKVIKDRFTPPKEMTRDHVKKCYSLVKRWDRGGRMADTQEFNNLAFDRRRFSDELMAELYKEAPSLVEENGNVLILKHVYIERKMVPLNLYLKECDEQQLYSVMDEYGKAIKQLAAGNLFPGDMLLKNFGVTRHGRVVFYDYDEICPLTDCNFRRLPEPKTEEQAMATHPWYEVKPEDVFPEEFRLFFSGNQKAKKVFDELHSDLYDPDYWRDLQDRISQGYVADVFPYRKKQRFQQRADGNNSLSD, from the coding sequence ATGACCGCCGTCACCCGCCGCTTGGCCATGGCCATTCTCAACGGCTTTGATGCTTTTTTTGCCGAGTACAAAAATATTACGCTGGGAGCACAGGCCCGCTTTGAAGCGGCGGACTGGCAGGGTGCGCAAAAAGCCATGCGGGCGCGGCTGGACTTGTGGAAGCAAAAGCGCGCCATTGTCGCCGAGGCGGCCTACACCATCACCGGTGGCAGTGTGGAGGATCGGGATAACTGGGAAGTGGCCAAGCAGGAATACGCCGAGCTGATCCAGAATCACGACAATTTTGAGATTGCCCAATCCTTCTTCAACTCTATTTACTGCACCGTATTCAATCACGAAAAAATCCGCGAGCAACACACCTTTGCCCTGGTGCCCATGGAGCATCGCGGCCCTATCGACAGCGAGTCGATCCTGCATCGCTATCACTTCGGCGGCAACAACGCCGCCGAGATTATCAGCCGCATGCTGGACAACTGCGAGTTCAATATCCCCTGGGAGGACAAGAGCCGGGATATCGACTTTATCCTCAATGTGGTTAACGACGAACTTATTCCGCGAATTCCCAAAGGCAGCGGCGATATCTGGGTGGAAACCCTGGAGTCGTTGTTTTTCCGCAACAAAGCAGCGTATCTGGTGGGGCGGGTCTACAGCGGGCGCTTCAGCCTGCCCTTTGTGCTGCCGATTCTTCACACTGAAGAAAACGCCATTTACGTCGATACCCTACTTTACGACCCCGACGACATCTCCATTCTGTTCAGCTTCAGCCGCAGCTATTTTATGGTGGATGCCTCCATCCCCTCGGAATACGTGGCCTTTTTGCGTCGCTTGATGCCCCACAAGGAAGTCTTCGAGCTCTATAACGCGCTGGGGATGCCCAAGCACGGTAAAACCGAATTCTTCCGTTTTGCGGTGGCCGACACCATCAACAGTGCCGAGCCCTATGTCATAGCCCCGGGCATCAAGGGTATGGTGATGCTGGTGTTTACCCGCCCGGATTTCGACTACGTCTACAAGGTCATCAAGGACCGCTTTACCCCACCCAAGGAAATGACTCGGGATCACGTGAAGAAGTGCTACAGCCTGGTCAAACGCTGGGACCGGGGTGGGCGCATGGCAGATACCCAGGAGTTCAATAATCTGGCCTTTGATCGCCGGCGTTTTTCCGACGAACTGATGGCCGAGCTGTATAAAGAGGCGCCGTCACTGGTGGAGGAAAACGGCAATGTGCTGATCCTCAAACACGTCTATATCGAGCGCAAAATGGTGCCCCTCAACCTCTATCTGAAAGAGTGCGACGAGCAGCAGCTGTACAGCGTGATGGACGAGTACGGCAAGGCCATCAAGCAGCTGGCGGCGGGTAACCTCTTCCCCGGCGATATGCTGCTAAAAAACTTTGGCGTTACCCGTCACGGCCGGGTGGTATTTTACGACTACGATGAAATCTGCCCCCTCACCGACTGTAACTTCCGCCGCTTGCCGGAACCCAAAACCGAAGAGCAGGCCATGGCCACCCACCCCTGGTACGAGGTCAAACCGGAAGACGTATTCCCGGAAGAATTCCGTTTATTCTTCTCCGGCAATCAGAAGGCCAAGAAAGTCTTCGATGAATTACACAGCGACCTCTATGACCCAGACTACTGGCGGGATCTGCAGGATCGAATCAGCCAGGGTTACGTGGCTGACGTGTTCCCCTATCGCAAGAAGCAGCGCTTTCAGCAGCGGGCCGATGGCAACAACAGTCTCAGCGACTAA
- the dtd gene encoding D-aminoacyl-tRNA deacylase, which produces MKILLQRVRHARVEVGGSVVGEIQQGLLAFVGIEKQDDQFSAEKLLDKMLAYRVFADEQGKMNRSVADIDGGVLLVSQFTLAADTRKGLRPSFSSAAPPEQAKALYEHCVAYTEAKHHTVAQGEFAADMQITLLNDGPVTFLLES; this is translated from the coding sequence TTGAAAATTTTGCTACAACGGGTTCGCCACGCTCGAGTCGAGGTAGGGGGCAGTGTGGTGGGAGAAATCCAACAGGGGCTGCTGGCCTTTGTGGGTATCGAGAAACAGGACGATCAATTTAGCGCCGAAAAGTTACTCGATAAAATGCTAGCCTACCGGGTCTTTGCCGATGAGCAGGGCAAAATGAATCGCTCGGTGGCGGATATCGACGGCGGCGTGCTGCTGGTGTCGCAATTCACCCTGGCGGCAGACACCCGTAAGGGCTTGCGCCCCAGCTTTTCTTCGGCGGCGCCGCCCGAGCAGGCCAAGGCCTTGTATGAACACTGCGTGGCCTATACCGAGGCTAAGCACCACACCGTTGCCCAGGGCGAATTTGCCGCTGATATGCAAATTACCCTGCTTAACGATGGACCGGTCACCTTTTTGCTGGAGAGCTAG
- the rraA gene encoding ribonuclease E activity regulator RraA, with product MSISTPDLCDEHGDAVRVIELQFRHYGAVTQFGGQVQTIKCFEDNSLVAEQVKTPGEGRVLVVDGGGSPRRSLLGDNLASAAVKNGWAGIVIFGYLRDVEEIAPMELGVMALGSVPRKTEKRGEGQLGVNLHFGGCEIGCGDFLYADETGVIVASQALQG from the coding sequence ATGTCGATTTCCACCCCCGACCTCTGCGACGAACACGGCGACGCCGTTCGCGTCATTGAACTGCAGTTCCGCCACTACGGCGCGGTAACCCAATTCGGTGGCCAGGTGCAGACCATTAAGTGTTTTGAGGACAACTCTCTGGTCGCCGAGCAAGTTAAAACCCCAGGCGAAGGTCGCGTGCTGGTGGTCGATGGCGGCGGCTCGCCCCGGCGCTCCCTGCTGGGTGACAACTTGGCCAGCGCGGCGGTAAAAAACGGCTGGGCGGGTATTGTTATTTTTGGCTACCTGCGAGACGTTGAGGAAATTGCACCGATGGAGCTGGGCGTTATGGCCCTGGGCAGCGTCCCCCGCAAGACCGAAAAGCGCGGCGAAGGTCAGCTTGGCGTAAACTTGCACTTTGGCGGCTGCGAAATTGGCTGTGGTGACTTCCTCTATGCCGATGAAACCGGCGTCATTGTCGCCAGCCAGGCCCTGCAGGGTTAA
- a CDS encoding LLM class F420-dependent oxidoreductase — protein sequence MKLGLLLGYSGAELKLPMDDIQHAESLGFDSVWTAEAYGSDAVSPAAWILAQTKTIKVGTAIMQMPARTPAMTAMTAMSLDALSGGRFIVGLGASGPQVVEGWHGVPYGKPVTRTREYIKIMKQIFERKGPVEFDGKMYQMPNKGEGTTGLGKPLKSILHGNPAIPIYTASITPNGVAASAEVADGVFPVWMSPEKYSVLEPSINKGLEKSGRTKADFDVAPFVGVIMDDNLDGCRYFIKDFLALYIGGMGAKGKNFYTDYATRMGYGDAAEKVQDLYLAGNKDEAREAVPNELVDEIALVGPEARIRERAKDWLAAEKRGEVGTMILNCQQAEAREVVADCFL from the coding sequence ATGAAACTGGGACTACTGCTGGGGTACTCCGGCGCCGAACTGAAGCTGCCCATGGACGATATCCAACACGCTGAATCCCTGGGTTTTGACTCAGTGTGGACCGCCGAGGCCTATGGATCTGACGCTGTCAGCCCAGCGGCCTGGATTCTCGCTCAGACCAAAACCATTAAAGTGGGCACGGCCATTATGCAGATGCCCGCCCGCACCCCGGCGATGACCGCGATGACGGCCATGAGTCTGGATGCCCTTTCCGGCGGCCGTTTTATTGTCGGTCTGGGCGCCTCTGGCCCCCAGGTGGTAGAGGGCTGGCACGGCGTGCCCTATGGCAAACCGGTGACCCGGACCCGGGAATACATCAAGATTATGAAGCAAATTTTTGAGCGCAAAGGGCCGGTAGAATTTGATGGCAAAATGTACCAAATGCCCAACAAAGGCGAAGGCACTACTGGCCTGGGTAAGCCATTGAAGTCCATTCTCCATGGCAACCCGGCCATTCCCATTTACACCGCCTCTATTACCCCCAACGGCGTTGCCGCCTCTGCGGAAGTGGCCGACGGTGTATTCCCGGTGTGGATGAGCCCGGAAAAGTACTCGGTACTAGAGCCCAGCATCAACAAAGGTTTAGAGAAAAGCGGCCGCACAAAAGCCGATTTTGATGTCGCGCCCTTTGTCGGTGTGATCATGGATGACAACCTGGACGGCTGCCGCTACTTCATCAAAGACTTCCTGGCACTCTACATTGGTGGCATGGGCGCCAAAGGCAAAAACTTCTACACCGATTACGCCACCCGCATGGGCTACGGTGACGCCGCCGAAAAAGTGCAGGACCTCTATCTGGCAGGCAACAAAGACGAGGCCCGGGAAGCGGTGCCCAATGAGCTGGTTGACGAGATCGCGCTGGTCGGCCCCGAAGCGCGGATTCGCGAGCGAGCCAAAGACTGGTTGGCCGCAGAAAAGCGCGGTGAAGTGGGCACCATGATCCTCAACTGTCAGCAGGCCGAGGCCCGAGAAGTGGTGGCCGATTGCTTCCTGTAA
- a CDS encoding isocitrate lyase codes for MSNYQQDIQAIANLREAMGSGWRDINPEYAARMKTQNRFNTHLDIAKYTADIMRKDMDEYDADTSKYTQSLGCWHGFIGQQKLISIKKHFGHTDKRYLYLSGWMVAALRSEFGPLPDQSMHEKTVVADLIRELYTFLKQADAWELNHLFRDLDAARDAGDTAKAEEITAKIDNFETHVVPIIADIDAGFGNAEATYLLAKKLIEAGACCIQIENQVSDEKQCGHQDGKVTVPHEDFLAKIRAVRYAFLELGVDNGVIVARTDSLGAGLTKQIAVTNEPGDLGDQYNAFLDGDYIDSAADINNGDVVIKANGKLLKPKRLQSGLFQFKPGSGEDRVVLDCITSLQNGADLLWIETEKPHVGQIGGMVNRIREVVPNAKLVYNNSPSFNWTLNFRQQVFDAWSEAGKDVSAYDRAKLMSVEYDETELAAEADEKIRTFQADASREAGIFHHLITLPTYHTAALSTDNLAKGYFGDEGMLAYAGGVQRKEIREGIATVKHQDMAGSNIGDDHKEYFAGDAALKAGGKDNTMNQFG; via the coding sequence ATGTCCAACTATCAACAAGACATCCAAGCGATCGCAAATCTTCGCGAAGCCATGGGCAGCGGCTGGAGAGATATCAATCCAGAATATGCCGCCCGCATGAAAACCCAGAACCGTTTCAACACGCACCTGGATATCGCCAAGTACACCGCCGATATCATGCGCAAAGACATGGACGAGTACGATGCTGACACCAGCAAGTACACCCAGTCACTGGGCTGCTGGCACGGCTTTATCGGCCAACAAAAGCTGATCTCCATCAAAAAGCACTTCGGCCACACCGACAAGCGCTACTTGTACCTGTCTGGCTGGATGGTTGCGGCGCTGCGCTCTGAGTTCGGCCCTCTGCCCGACCAGTCCATGCACGAGAAAACAGTGGTTGCCGACCTGATTCGCGAGCTGTACACCTTCCTTAAGCAAGCAGACGCCTGGGAACTGAACCACCTGTTCCGTGACCTGGATGCCGCCCGTGACGCTGGCGATACCGCCAAGGCCGAGGAAATCACTGCCAAAATCGACAATTTTGAAACCCACGTGGTGCCCATCATTGCCGACATCGACGCTGGCTTTGGTAATGCCGAGGCGACCTACCTGCTGGCCAAAAAACTGATCGAGGCGGGTGCCTGCTGTATCCAAATCGAAAACCAGGTTTCCGACGAGAAGCAGTGCGGCCACCAGGACGGTAAAGTTACCGTTCCCCACGAGGACTTCCTGGCCAAGATCCGCGCCGTGCGCTACGCCTTCCTGGAGCTGGGCGTGGACAATGGTGTTATCGTTGCCCGTACCGACTCTCTGGGCGCCGGCCTGACCAAGCAAATCGCCGTAACTAACGAGCCCGGCGACCTGGGCGACCAGTACAACGCCTTCCTGGACGGCGATTACATTGATAGCGCCGCCGACATCAACAATGGCGACGTGGTCATCAAAGCCAACGGCAAACTGCTCAAGCCCAAGCGTCTGCAAAGCGGCCTGTTCCAATTCAAGCCCGGCTCTGGCGAAGACCGCGTGGTACTGGACTGCATCACCAGCCTGCAAAACGGCGCCGACCTGCTGTGGATCGAGACCGAGAAGCCCCACGTTGGCCAAATCGGCGGCATGGTTAATCGTATCCGCGAAGTGGTTCCCAATGCCAAGCTGGTCTACAACAACAGCCCGTCCTTCAACTGGACCCTGAACTTCCGTCAGCAAGTGTTCGACGCGTGGAGTGAAGCAGGTAAAGACGTCTCCGCCTACGACCGCGCCAAGTTGATGAGCGTTGAGTACGACGAGACCGAGCTGGCTGCTGAAGCCGACGAGAAGATCCGTACCTTCCAGGCCGACGCGTCTCGGGAAGCCGGTATCTTCCACCACCTGATCACCCTGCCGACTTACCACACTGCGGCCCTGTCTACTGACAACCTGGCCAAAGGTTACTTCGGTGACGAAGGCATGCTGGCCTACGCTGGTGGTGTTCAGCGCAAAGAGATTCGCGAAGGTATCGCTACGGTTAAGCACCAGGATATGGCTGGCTCTAACATCGGCGACGACCACAAAGAGTACTTTGCTGGTGACGCCGCGCTGAAAGCCGGTGGTAAAGACAACACCATGAACCAATTTGGCTGA
- a CDS encoding FdhF/YdeP family oxidoreductase: MTEKRVIGGGPKKVLYTLNTARKIGLLNSAKALNAKNACKACGLGMGGQRGGMTNELDEFPSVCNKSIQAQSTDIQPPIPGDVFNHSLAEFRQLSARELEHLGRLGKPIYKAAGQDRYQEVDWDWAIDRVAQRFGKTDPARSFFYSSGRSSNEAGFVLQLMARLYGTNNISNCSYYCHQATGEALASTIGTGTATVELEDIKHCDTFFLIGANPASNHPRLLHKLIELRRRGGTVVVINPLREAGLVQFAAPKMVSSMIKGGDEVASLYLQPRIGSDIALFIALAKAVLERGAIDKGFIDSHCDGYAELVDYLLQQSWPNLEKQCGIARADIDKVAEAYSQSNKAIFAWGMGMTHHRHGVDNIEWISNLALLRGMVGKVGAGLLPLRGHSNVQGIGTIGVKPVLPAQVFERIEQSFGVSLPQTPGLHTLASLDAAHRGDMDAALMMGGNLYEATPDSEWARQAMDNIGFKVFLTTTLNRGHVTGVDAGEAIVLPVCARDEEPEPTTQESMFNYVRLSDGGISRIASVRSEVAVLADIGQRLLKDTGVNFAEFKRHQSVREAIARVVPGMEALADIEVAKREFYVKGRIKHQPEFATANGRARFVLPAGKDSESDELHPFTLMTLRSEGQFNSIIYEEKDSYRGVLHRWVVLVNQQDALEHGVREGDRVDLRSNSGTMEQVEVKLANIPQGCLAAYYPEANVLSSRRTDPRSHTPEFKSVPVSLLRR; the protein is encoded by the coding sequence ATGACTGAAAAACGCGTCATTGGCGGCGGCCCCAAGAAAGTCCTCTACACCCTCAATACAGCCCGAAAGATCGGCCTGCTGAATTCCGCCAAAGCCCTCAATGCCAAAAATGCCTGCAAGGCCTGTGGCCTGGGTATGGGTGGGCAGCGCGGCGGCATGACCAATGAGTTGGATGAATTCCCCTCGGTGTGTAACAAGAGCATTCAGGCCCAGTCCACCGATATTCAGCCGCCCATTCCCGGCGATGTGTTTAACCACAGTCTGGCTGAGTTTCGGCAACTGTCCGCGCGAGAGCTGGAGCATCTGGGCAGACTGGGCAAGCCGATTTACAAAGCCGCTGGCCAGGATCGGTACCAGGAGGTCGACTGGGACTGGGCCATTGACCGGGTTGCGCAGCGCTTTGGCAAAACCGACCCCGCCCGCAGCTTTTTTTACAGCTCGGGCCGCTCCTCCAACGAGGCGGGGTTTGTGCTACAACTGATGGCCAGGTTGTATGGCACTAACAATATCAGCAACTGCTCTTACTACTGCCACCAGGCTACCGGTGAAGCACTGGCCTCCACAATCGGTACTGGCACTGCCACGGTGGAGCTGGAGGATATCAAGCACTGCGATACCTTCTTTCTGATTGGTGCCAACCCTGCCTCCAATCATCCCCGTTTGCTGCACAAGCTTATCGAGCTGCGCCGTCGCGGCGGCACGGTGGTGGTCATCAACCCGCTGCGGGAGGCCGGACTGGTACAGTTCGCGGCCCCCAAAATGGTCAGCTCCATGATCAAGGGCGGCGACGAGGTGGCGAGCCTCTATTTACAGCCGCGAATCGGTAGCGACATTGCCTTGTTTATCGCATTGGCCAAGGCGGTATTGGAGAGGGGGGCTATCGATAAAGGTTTTATCGACAGCCACTGTGACGGCTATGCCGAGCTGGTGGATTACCTGCTGCAGCAGTCCTGGCCGAATCTGGAAAAGCAGTGTGGGATAGCCCGGGCCGATATCGACAAAGTGGCGGAGGCCTACAGTCAGTCCAATAAGGCCATTTTTGCCTGGGGCATGGGCATGACCCACCACCGCCACGGTGTCGACAATATCGAGTGGATCAGCAACTTGGCTTTGTTGCGAGGCATGGTGGGCAAGGTTGGCGCCGGACTGCTGCCACTGCGTGGGCACAGTAATGTGCAGGGAATCGGTACCATCGGCGTCAAGCCGGTACTGCCCGCCCAGGTGTTTGAGCGCATCGAGCAGTCCTTTGGCGTGTCGCTGCCGCAAACGCCGGGCCTACACACCTTGGCTTCGTTGGACGCGGCCCACCGCGGCGACATGGATGCGGCGCTGATGATGGGGGGCAACCTTTACGAGGCCACGCCGGACAGCGAATGGGCGCGTCAGGCCATGGATAATATCGGTTTTAAAGTATTTCTAACCACAACTTTAAACCGCGGTCATGTCACTGGAGTCGACGCCGGGGAAGCAATTGTTCTGCCGGTTTGCGCCCGGGATGAAGAGCCGGAGCCCACGACTCAAGAGTCGATGTTTAACTATGTGCGCTTGAGCGATGGCGGTATCAGTCGCATTGCCTCGGTGCGCTCGGAGGTGGCGGTGCTGGCCGATATTGGCCAGCGATTGCTGAAGGACACCGGGGTGAACTTTGCCGAGTTCAAGCGCCATCAGTCGGTTCGGGAAGCGATCGCCCGGGTGGTGCCGGGGATGGAAGCATTGGCTGATATTGAGGTGGCCAAGCGCGAGTTCTATGTTAAAGGGCGCATCAAGCACCAGCCCGAGTTTGCCACTGCCAATGGCCGCGCCCGCTTCGTGCTGCCAGCGGGTAAGGATTCTGAGAGCGATGAGCTTCATCCTTTTACCTTGATGACACTGCGTAGCGAAGGCCAGTTCAACTCCATTATCTATGAAGAGAAAGACAGCTATCGGGGTGTGTTGCATCGTTGGGTAGTGCTGGTTAATCAACAAGATGCGCTGGAGCATGGCGTTCGGGAAGGCGATCGGGTGGATCTGCGATCAAATAGCGGGACCATGGAGCAGGTGGAGGTGAAGTTAGCCAATATTCCCCAAGGCTGCCTGGCGGCTTATTACCCCGAGGCCAACGTGCTTAGCTCCCGGCGCACCGACCCCAGGAGCCATACGCCGGAATTTAAATCGGTTCCGGTCTCCCTGCTGCGGCGTTGA